One part of the Magallana gigas chromosome 5, xbMagGiga1.1, whole genome shotgun sequence genome encodes these proteins:
- the LOC136275653 gene encoding nuclear apoptosis-inducing factor 1-like has translation MAENKDEGPTCSVPKKRKPNWTTDECLYLSKLVDENKSVLRSKFGAGVTTVKKRETWGKITDAINATSSTKRSVEEIEKKWHNIQMRGKAEIADARRSAKKTGGGPAGKPLTPLAEAVESVIGTDNISISGIPGAVDTTFLMLDNEHNTANIATRTVEQRPSAVVQDLQILLHGSAIHVAAASIPVWVTYRREN, from the exons ATGGCAGAAAACAAAGATGAGGGTCCTACATGTAGCGTACCGAAGAAGAGGAAACCAAACTGGACGACAGACGAATGTTTATATCTAAGCAAGTTGGTTGATGAAAACAAAAGCGTACTTAGGTCTAAATTTGGGGCAGGGGTAACGACAGTTAAAAAAAGGGAAACCTGGGGGAAAATTACAGATGCCATCAATGCCACCTCCTCTACCAAACGTTCGGTAGAGGAAATTGAGAAAAAGTGGCACAATATTCAGATGAGAGGAAAGGCGGAGATTGCCGACGCAAGACGCAGTGCCAAAAAAACAG GCGGTGGACCAGCAGGAAAACCCCTTACCCCATTAGCAGAGGCCGTAGAGAGTGTTATCGGAACTGATAACATCAGCATATCTGGAATACCTGGTGCAGTCGATACAACCTTCCTAATGCTTGACAATGAACACAATACAGCAAATATAGC CACAAGAACAGTTGAACAGCGGCCTAGTGCAGTGGTCCAAGATCTCCAAATATTACTGCACGGAAGTGCAATACATGTAGCTGCAGCATCGATTCCTGTATGGGTGACCTACAGAAGAGAAAATTAG